The window tgtgtgtgtgtgtgtgtgtgtgtgtgtgtgtgtgtgtgtgtcactgtgtatgtgtcactgtgtcactgtgtatgtggcagtgtgtgtgtgtgtgtgtgtgtgtgtgtgtgtgtgtgtgtgtgtgtgtgtgttctaatCTCGTCAGTATGATGAGATTGTatttcaaggttcaaggtgtgcaCGCACGATTGTGAGCATGTGACATTTATTGTTGATACCAACTTGTGTACACATTAGCAAGCTTTTACACTTTCAGGGctggatccagagggggttaaggggtttcaaccccctctttttcaataggcgtggttcaataatttcatataatttgattagaaaagagaaaatgtactaatgctataaataactgctaccaggtcaactccttctttcaaaaattcctggatccggcgctgacTTTACAGCAAATTATTACATGTAATGTATATTTGATAAGAGACAGTTGTTATAatgtatgtgttaattaatatcaattttgactgttttataaatttttataattgttccttgtttccatctattgtacatgttgtgttgattctagATCAGTGACAGCCTGCATGCCATCATAGACACAGTGGAATGTACACATGCCTCTTGGGATCCATATAACAGAATGGAAGACATTGAAGGCAGACTAGTGGTAGGAGATGCTGATGGTAAGCTGACAAATGACGGTTTCTCACAGTTCTACCAGTTGGATCTTGCCctcccggagaagagggcatGGGTATGAGGCAACTCTGGCATGTAATGCCACAACACTCAAGGAActtgtaaataattaattaattaaccaagtGATCCCATTTTGTGGGAATTATTCAGGAAAGGGAATTTTATTTCAAAGTGCCTGTATAGTAGTGAATTATTTGAGTAGGAAATTTAATCAGGAAGAAAATTATGTGGAGAAATACGGTTTATCTCACTAACTGGGAAGCTACTAAAGCAGTCCAGCTcttcacaaacaaacatggtcacgtgcacgtaATGTGATGAGGCATTTTACCCGCAATCTCAAACGATATGAGAAGCTCCGTCAATTGTAATACATCAGTCCTACACCAAGCAACGTTTACAGAAGTTCGAGGTTTTGTCTCTACCGTCTCACTACACGTTCATGCACACAACTCtcttctagcaacaattatcTCTGAGAGAAACCTTAAGTTAAGAGATCTCTAGAATCCTCTAATTGCAGGTAATTCTAGGCGCGAATATGATGGCTGACATGGTATCTCGTGCGAGAGGTTAGATTCTTGTTCCCACGGAGCTGTACCGTTCATGAATCGTTGTGTGTTAGCGTGTTTTCAACGTGGAGAGAGTCAGCTGCGACAGAAGTCGTATTTCGATGCCGAAGTGTCGTTTCGCGAAGCGCTGAAAGAATGGGCTGAAGTAGACTATCCTGCCAGTAACGAGAAAGCGTCAAGTATGAGTGAATGCTAACCGTGTGTTAGAGAGTGACTgtctcacacgcacacacacgcacacacacacacacacacacacacacacacgcacgcacacacacacacacacacacacacacacgcacacacacacacacacacacacacacacacacacacacacacacacacacacacacacacacacacacacacacacacacacacaccgtgacACGTGCACTGCTTTGACTGTCAAACTTGCCACCTTTCAAATTGGCTATTAGTGTAATGCCtctatgtgtgtatgtgtgtttgtgtgtgtgtgtgtgtgtgtgtgtgtgtgtgtgtgtgtgtgtgtgtgtgtgtgtgtgtgtgtgtgtgtgtgtgtgtatgtgtgtgtgtgtgattgtgataTATCTGGTCTGTATGGTTTTCTTGTCTAGCTCTGCACGGACTGGGGTTGGTTGCAATGCAACAGAGTCGATTCTCGACCGCAGAGGCATATCTCAGCGATTCTCTGAGCGTTCATCGCAGATTGAAGCCGCCAAACAACCCGGAAACGCTGTCGAGTAAGAGGCAATTAATGATTACGTACTTCGTGTTTGTGTGCCTACGGCTACATAAGTATCCAATGAGAGACTATACAGTaaggaaagaaaagaaaaataatAGATGAAAGAAAGAGCTGCACGTGACTGCTCAGCTACTCAATGAGTATATACCGCGTTCAGTCAGCGGTTTACAAGAGAGACTCAACGGAAGTGGGTTGTTGAGTATAGAATTTCTCAAGAATGACAGTCTCACGCCTCACGCAGAGATGAGGAAATTTGTGATATCTGCTGTCTCCAAATGAAAATAGCTGTGGGAAAGTATTTAGGGTTTATCCTGTCCTAGCAACCATATCAGTCATTTTTCAGTGAACACGTCAGACATGAGGATTTCTGCTGACGTCATACAAAAGGTTCAGAGTACCGTACAAGCACAACAAACGTGGACTGTGATCTGCTCACAAATACAAAGACTAACATGGATCTTTAGTTTGTGGTATTATCTTACagttatagatatagataaatagatagatagatagatagatagatagatagaataTTTATTAGATATATTCAATTCTCTAGTACAATGACATTTGATAGATAtggcaaactacataaaatgtcaactaaactCAAACCTACACTCTAACTTATGAAACTAATGTGGGCGTGCCTGGACACGCCTGAGTTCATCATCTAAAATGGAACCACCTTGAACAATGTTCTTTTTTTCATCATCACACGAGCATCACACGAtacatagatagatatattTTACAGTTGACTGGATCATTCAAACTAAGACCTCCAGTCCCATTTGTAGGTCAAATTTCAGGTGGTAGGATGCATGGCTTGGGTGTGGATGCTtgttgtcaatgtgtgtgtgtgtgtgtgtgtgtgtgtgtgtgtgtgtgtgtgtgtgtgtgtgtgtttgtgtgtgtgtgtgtgtgtgtgtgtttgtgtgtgtgtgtgtgtgtgtgtgtgtgtgtgtgtgtgtgtgtgtgtgtgtgtgtgtgcgagtgtgtgtgcgagtgtgtgtgtgtgtgtgtgtgtgtgtgcctgtctgtctgtctgtctgtctgtctgtgttgtgtgtgtgtgtgtgtgtgtgtgtgtgtgtgtgtgtgtgtgttgtgtgtgtgtgtgtgtgtgtgtgtgtgtgtgtgtgtgtgtgtgtgtgtgtgtgcgagtgtgtgtgcgagtgtgtgtgtgtgtgtgtgtgtgtgcctgtctgtctgtctgtctgtctgtctgtgttgtgtgtgtgtgtgtgtgtgtgtgtgtgtgtgtgtgtgtgtgtgtgtgttgtgtgtgtgtgtgtgtgtgtgtgtgtgtgtgtgtgtgtgtgtgtgtgtgtttatgtgtgtgtgtgtgtttatgtgtgtgtgtgtgtgtgtgtgtgtgtgtgtgtgtgtgtgtagaaatgCAATACAATTGTAGATCTACAAGCCTCTAATCTCGTTGTATTGTCTTTAGTCCTTCAAGCATTGGGTGCTTGTCTACTTGGGCAAGGCAAGTTGGCAAGAGGCAAGAAAGTACTTCAAGAGTGTATCGATCTCTCCAGCGAATCAACTATCCAGCAGAAACTTCAGAAAGCCGGAAGTGAGTAGTATGACTGTGTGACCTAACTTTAGTCtgttaagtgtgtgtgtgtgtgtgtgtgtgtgtgtgtgtgtgtgtgtgtgtgtgtgtgttgtgtgtgtgtgtgtgtgtgtgtgtgtgtgtgtgtgtgtgtttgtgtgtgcatgtgtgtgtgtgtgtgtgtgtgtgtgtgtgtgtgtgtgtgtgtgtgttgtgtgtgtgtgtgtgtgtgtgtgtgtgttgtgtgtgtgtgtgtgtgtgtgtgtgtgtgtgtgtgtgtgtgtgtgtgtggtgtgtgtgtgtgtgtgtgcatgtgtgttttgtgtgtgtgtgtgtgtgtgcgtgtgtgtgcgtgtgtgtgtgtgtgtgtgtttgtttgtgtgtgtgtgtgtgttttgttgtgtgtgtgtgtgtgtgtgtgtgtgtgcctctgtgtgtgtgtgtgtgtgtgtgtgtgtgtgtgtgtgttgtgtgtgtgtgtgtgtgtgtgtgtgtgttgtgtgtgtgtgtgtgtgtgtgtgtgtgtgtgtgttgtgtgtgtgtgtgtgtgtgtgtgtgtgtgtgtgtgtgtttgtgtgtgtgtgtgtgtgtgtgtgtgtgtgtgtgtgtgtgtgttgtgtgtgtgtgtgtgtgtgttgtgtgtgtgtgtgtgtgtgtgtgtgtgtgtgtgtgtgtttgtgtgtgtgtgtgtgtgtgtgtttgtgtgtgtgtgtgtgtgtgtgtgtgtgtgtgtgtgtgtgtgtgtgtctgtgtctgtgtctgtgtgtgtgttgtgtgtttgtgtgtgtgtgtgtgtgtgtgtgtgtgtgtgtgtgtgtgtgtttatgtgtgtgtgtgtgtgtgtgtgtgtgtgtgtgtgtgtgtgtgtgtgtgtgtgtttatgtgtgtgtgtgtgtgtgtgtgtgtgtgtgtgtgttttgttgtgtgtgtgtgtgtgtgtgtgtgtgtgtgtgtgtgtgtgtgtgtgtgtgtgtgtgtgtgtgtgtgtgtgtgtgtgtgtgtgtgtgttgtctgtgtctgtgtctgtgtgtgtgtgtgtttgtgtgtgtgtgtgtgtgtgtgtgtgtgtgtgtgtgtgtgtgtgtgtgtgtgtgtttgtgtgtgtgtgtgtgtgtgtgtgtgtgtgtgtgtgtgtgtgtgtgttgtgtgtgtgtgtgtgtgtgtgtgtgtgtgtgtgtgtgtgtgttgtgtgtgtgtgtgtgtgtgtgtgttgtgtgtgtgtgtgtgtgtgtgtgtgtgtgtgtgtgtgtgtgtgtttatgtgtgtgtgtgtgtgtgtgtgtgtctgtgtgtgtgtctgtgtgtgttttgtgtgtgtgtgtgtgtgtgtgtgtgtgtgtgtgtgtgtgtgtgtgtgtgtttatgtgtgtgtgtgtgtgtgtgtgtgtgtgtgtgtgttttgttgtgtgtgtgtatgtgtgtgtgtgtgtgtgtgtttgtgtgtgtgtgtgtgtgtgtgtgtgtgtgtgtgtgtttgtgtgcgtgtgtgtgtgtgtgtgtgtgtttgtgtgcgtgtgtgtgtgtgtctgtgtgtgtgtgtctgtgtgtctgtctgtttgtgctgaACATGTGTGTGATGTAGCCACATACGAACTCGGACGATGTCTCCTTCTACATGGAAACTACAGTCATGCAGAAGAGAAATTCGTCAAGGCATTAGACTTGTTTGAAAAAGCTCCGAACGACATTGACTATCTAAACAACAGAACCATGTGTACAACTCAATTCATTCACCCAACCTAACATGCCCTAGTTTGATTGACTTCTTGATATGTCGTAGGCCTCAACAGTCTCGCCGAGTGCACATTCCAACAGTTCAAGATTAGAGAAGCCGTGTCGCTTTCACAAAAGGCACTGGTCACGGTCTCAAAGATGTTATCATCGCCGAGCGAGATGAAACCAACAAGTAGggtagttgatatcaaaccaACATATTTAAGTAATTGAATGACCTCTATTACAGCATGTTGTCTGTTGGCTCTGTGCCTCCAAGTGAGTTGTGCTCCATCACCCGAAGTGGAGAAACTGCTTCGTCAGACACAAGAACTCACCAAATTTGTAGGACACATTGATACAAAGGCTCTCAGTAAATATATCCACTGACtatacacgtacacacacacacacacacacacacacacacacacgtgcacacacacacgcacacacacacatgtacacacacacacacacacacacacacacacacacacacacacacacgtacacacacacacacacacacacacacacgtacacacacacacacacacacacacacacacacacacacacacacacacgtacacacacacacacacacacacacacacacacacacacacacacacacacacacacacacacacacacacacatgcacacacacgtacacacacacacacgcgcgcacacacacacacacacacacacacacacacacacacacacacacacacacacttcatttCCTAGTATACGTATATCCACTAACTTTATATACAACATGACACATTAATTATCTATTTTGCATAGTATTGAGTGTCGTTGGAGAGATCAAGACACTACAAGGCAACTACGACGACGCATCTCAAATGCTTCAGGATTCTTTATCGTGCATCGAGAACGTCGAGTTTGTCGACCTAGAAAGAGTATCAGGTAATAGAGAGACAACCGGCTCTTCCATAACATTTCACCTCTGATCTCAGATTGCATGTAGTTACCTGTCGACTTGCCGAATGTCTCGTCGATCAGGGAAAGCATCAAGAGGCATGCAAACTGCTTGAAAACTCAAAGGAAAGAAACAGAGATGCTTTGAGCGACGAGCATCCACTGATGGGCAGAGGTGCATGCCACAGCATGCTGACATAGACTAGCGTGTCTAGTCGTTGTGTGgtgattttgtgttgtcttggTACTGTAGTGTTGCTTTGTCATGGTAAAGCTTGTTGCGATGGAGAGAAATGGGAAGAAGCTGAAGTGCTCTTACAGTCGGCTTTTTGTGTGTTGAGAAAATGTTTGCCTAATCATCCTCGGACATGTGAAGGTATGATGTAGAGTATGAGAGTTGACTTGTTGCTTGATTTGGTATTCTTTGTGTTGGATGGATAGCAATGAGTGAGCTCAGCTATTGCCTGAAGATGAGAGGGAAGAATAGTGAGGCAGCTGATGTACTGGCAAAAGGCTGGATTGGGTCAGATGATGATAAAGGTGATTAACGATGTATTGTATATAATTCTGTATTTGATAAATGTAGAGGTGTGacagtgcacacacatgcatgcacgcacacacacacacacacacacacacacacacacacacacacacacacacacacacacacacacacacaccacagacacacacacacacacacacacacacacacacacacatacacacacacacacacacacacacacacacacacacacacacacacacacacacacacaccacagacacacacacacacacacacacacacacacacacacacacacacacacaccacagacacacacacacaaacaaacaaacacacacacacacacacacacacacacacacacacacacacacacacacacacacacacacacaccacatctaTAGCCCACTATAGGCGATGACTTACAAATGGTTCCGGTTTTTTGTCATCATCACAAACTCTATCACACACACTTGTGCAACAGCAACTTCAGTGACATGTTTACACATTTTCAGGTAGACTTTGAATGTTACAGTAAGTAAGACGACAATGAGTGGTCCAATGCTAGTCTCATgcaattattatatttaacttaaattaatatcaattaattgtaTTTAATACGTatagtatattaattaattatgtttaatGTAAATTAGTATCAATGAATTATATTTAATACATATTATTAACTAAtacaattattatatttactccaaatttatattaatgaattatatttaatagaaataaaaatatcaaattaattaattatattttatgtaaattaatatcaatgaattgTATTTACTAagtatattatattaattaattatattaaatataataattaatacaattcattaatattaatttacataaaatataataattgcATTAGTTAATgatatttattacatttaattaattaattaattttaacttatgcaattaatatatttaacttaaattaatattaactagttGTATTTAGTAaaagtaaatatattaaaataatttaattattcttaataaaaattactaattaattgtatttataataaatacataattaattaattatatttaataaatattattattttatgcaattattatatatttaacttaaattaatatcaatgaattgTTTTTGTAATTGTAATAAATACTATAAACTAATgcaattattatatttaatctaaaataatattaatgaattgtactcaataaatatattaaattaattaattatttttacgtaattattatatttatcttaaattaatattaattaattatatttaataatatataattaattatatttaattaataaatgtaattAAAATGGGTCACAACAGAGCCAAGACCCTTCATGATCTGTTTACAACCGTTTTGTATGTTCTGGTTGTAACTTGTTCTTCTGATTAGATCCCATGGTCAATTTGGCTTATCTCAGTGACAACAATTTACTCTCACCAACTGCCCGCTCGGCACAGCAAATAGATCAACTGCTCGCAGAGGTTGACACAAtcagaaaagaaaagaaaatccTACAGACGGAGACCGAAAAGTTGAAACAAGCTCTAACGGCTGCATCTCAACAGAGAGTCACTCCAGCAACGAGTGCACACTCAAACAATGCACAAGCCTCGGACAAGGTCACTGGCAATAAGAAGTACAAACAGCAGGATGTGAATGTGGTTCAGCCGAAGTATCTGAGGGTGTTCAAACGACTTGGACAAGGAGCATTTGGAGGTAATATTGTCTGCCTGTACattcagttaattaagtgtGCATGCTGTTTACACAAGTAAGGGACATGGATGGAGTCACTTGTGTCCATTCTGTATGCCCACATGCAACAACTGGACAATGTCATTAGACCCTGACTACACTAGaccagaaacacacacacacacacacacacacacacacacacacacacacacacacacacacacacacacacacacacacacacacacacacacacgcgcgcacacgcacacacgcacacacgcgcacacacacacacaccacacacacacacacacaccacaccacaccacaccacacttcAAATCATCCACAGACCTGCATCGCattcagaaattcgaaaatttcaaaattcgaatGCCCTCAATGGTTGACAAGATCAGCTTAGTCTAGGCCACTGGCTAGTAGACCCGTATTCACATACAGCTGGTTTACAACCTACTGAAAATGTAGTTGCTATGGTGACTAAATTATTTGCTATGATTTGATTGCTATGACAACTAATTTAGTTGTTATGGCAACTAAATTAGTTGTTATGGTGACTATTTAGTTGCTATGGCAACTAATgggcagttgtgtgtgtgtgtgtgtgtgtgtgtgtgtgtgtgtgtgtgtgtgtgtgtgtgtgtgtgtgtgtgtgtatctcaTATCTCAATCACCTTTGCATGTGAATACCTCAAGGAAACATCAGCTCTTTGGTATAttccacacaaacacaatcactCCTCACACCCTCCCACTTGTGTCTTACAGAGACTCACGTCGCTCATTTCCACGGCTCGCCCGTGGCACTAAAGACATACACTAAAATTCTCATCAACCGACAAACAACTTCCACAATCAGAGACCATTTCCTAGACCTACAAAGCATGCACCATCCCAACATCACCAACATTTACGGTGCAACCATAAACGACGGTCTCCCAGTACAACTAGTCATGGAGCTCATGGAGGGAAGTCTGAAATCAGTGATCAACGCTGCATCCACTAGTCGTCTCTATCTCACACTAAGAGAGCAAATCGACATCTCAGTTGACTGTCTGTCCGGCTTGGATTACTTACACAACCGAATCCCAAATGCTTTAGTACACGGTGACGTATGCCTTTCGAATGTCCTAGTCACCAGCACCATGAAAGCCAAACTGAGCGACATCGGACAGTCGCGTTTCATAGCAAGTCTCGTGTCCATAAATCACAGCAACAGTGAGCACAACGCTCACCCAAAGATGTCACTGTCTCAGAGTCCTGCCAGTAGCAGCACCAAAGCCGTTGATATCTACAATCTTGGAACCGCATTAGTCGAGCTGTTTACACCAACACACAATCTGGTGACTGACTCTTGTGTATCTCTGAATGCCATCGAGCGTGATGACTTGAGACGTTTGTGTGCACAAATGATCGCCGACGAAGCGAGTGATCGGATCGACAGTCGAACGGCACTGCTGGTTGTTGAGAGCACACAGTCAGGTGATGAGTACAACGAATGTCCTCCCAAGAGGATGGTGAAGGGAACAATTCATGGCGGACAGTTGATGCTCGTTGACAAGCCTTGGTGACCGTCAGTAGCAGACAAATTTCATAAATTGTTGTAGGATTCGTAGGCTCTGAACTTggtcattgatttcaatgttTTAATGAGTGTTTGATATAGCGTATGGTctggttgctgctgttgcattgtATGGACAGAATGATTAGTTGTGATGTGTAAGCTTAGAGGTGCCCgattagtcacgtgatgctGTCGTTCTGCTGAAGTAGAAAGGCATTGACATGATATGATGTATTAGTCGAGTTGGTAATAAATGCAGTTGTCGTTGTTGATTACGGACATTGTGACAATAGGCAATATGTCCACCCATATTTGTAGTCGAGGATATCCCTGAGTGTGTCAAgtaataaacaacaataataacaataacaacaacaataacaacaacaataacaataacaacaataacaataacaacaataacaaaaacaataacaacaacaatcacacataATATTGGTCTCTGCAATACAGTAGAATGTCACTTATACGAACACCAGTTAACCAAATGTGTCGGTCTACTGGACGACTTGTACCTCGAACTCACTCGCTTTGCATGCACTAAACAGTAATACACATGAGCATCagagtacacatgtacagtactgtagccTAGATGGTCGTGATGCATTGGATATTGTGGCTGTTTATAACAACGTGGACATTGCTGACATCATCCTGAAGAGAAGACTGCCAGACGGCAATGATGTGGAAACGGTACTGTTTGTCTCCCTGACCAtactttgcatgttgtgttgttgattttctgtgtttcagactgtttctatgtcaatggaagatgttgcagtggaggtttgtgtgtgtcagttgtgtgTTGAGAGAAATAAGGAAGTGTGACTGTATGGATTGTGTAGACTCGATGTGTCGTGTTCCACTGGGCACACAAGAACAGTAGAGTGGATGTGATAAGAAAGATTGTGGAGCAGGGAACAGAAGTGAAGGACAGAGTTAGAAATAGAATTTGTCGATCATTTGTAtgacttgttattgtattgttgat of the Corticium candelabrum chromosome 7, ooCorCand1.1, whole genome shotgun sequence genome contains:
- the LOC134182388 gene encoding uncharacterized protein LOC134182388 → MMADMVSRARACFQRGESQLRQKSYFDAEVSFREALKEWAEVDYPASNEKASTLHGLGLVAMQQSRFSTAEAYLSDSLSVHRRLKPPNNPETLSILQALGACLLGQGKLARGKKVLQECIDLSSESTIQQKLQKAGTTYELGRCLLLHGNYSHAEEKFVKALDLFEKAPNDIDYLNNRTMCLNSLAECTFQQFKIREAVSLSQKALVTVSKMLSSPSEMKPTTCCLLALCLQVSCAPSPEVEKLLRQTQELTKFVGHIDTKALILSVVGEIKTLQGNYDDASQMLQDSLSCIENVEFVDLERVSVTCRLAECLVDQGKHQEACKLLENSKERNRDALSDEHPLMGRVLLCHGKACCDGEKWEEAEVLLQSAFCVLRKCLPNHPRTCEAMSELSYCLKMRGKNSEAADVLAKGWIGSDDDKDPMVNLAYLSDNNLLSPTARSAQQIDQLLAEVDTIRKEKKILQTETEKLKQALTAASQQRVTPATSAHSNNAQASDKVTGNKKYKQQDVNVVQPKYLRVFKRLGQGAFGETHVAHFHGSPVALKTYTKILINRQTTSTIRDHFLDLQSMHHPNITNIYGATINDGLPVQLVMELMEGSLKSVINAASTSRLYLTLREQIDISVDCLSGLDYLHNRIPNALVHGDVCLSNVLVTSTMKAKLSDIGQSRFIASLVSINHSNSEHNAHPKMSLSQSPASSSTKAVDIYNLGTALVELFTPTHNLVTDSCVSLNAIERDDLRRLCAQMIADEASDRIDSRTALLVVESTQSGDEYNECPPKRMVKGTIHGGQLMLVDKPW
- the LOC134181801 gene encoding uncharacterized protein LOC134181801, with the translated sequence MCRSTGRLYCSLDGRDALDIVAVYNNVDIADIILKRRLPDGNDVETTVSMSMEDVAVETRCVVFHWAHKNSRVDVIRKIVEQGTEVKDRLGRSLLHYAADHGNCDVVDVLLSKKADADASDKVSL